In Dyadobacter subterraneus, a single genomic region encodes these proteins:
- a CDS encoding efflux RND transporter permease subunit: protein MNKFIRGIVGFSLKNRFFIFFLTGLMIIAGIASYRSTPLEAFPDITNTQIIIVSQWHGRSAEEIERFVTQPIEIAMNSVQRKANVRSVTMFGLSVIKIIFDDDVEDFFARQQVNNQLRTVSLPDGVDPEVQPPYGPTGEIFRYSLESKDRDSRELLTLQNWVIDRQLRSVPGVADVVAFGGREKIYEVQVNPTKLVKYNITPLEVYEAVTKSNVNVGGDVIEKNGQAYVVRGIGLLESAQDIENIIVEYVKDYPVLVKDVADVKESDLPRVGQVGLGKNDDVVEGIVVQRKGENPSEVLARIKEKIGELNTKILPPDVKMVTFYDRDNLIEFCADTVKHNLVEGIVFVTVIVFLFMADWRTTIIVSIIIPLALLFAFTCLKLKGMSANLLSMGAIDFGIIIDGAVVMVEGIFVALDHLAHKNGMDRYNKLSKLGLIKKTGGEMGKAIFFSKLIIITALLPIFSFQKVEGKMFSPLAFTLGFALLGALFYTLTLVPVLCSFLLNKNVREKNNPIVNFFDKIVMSGFNWCFGHKKISFIFATVFLSVSLFSSTWLGTEFLPQLNEGALWVTAELPMSMSLPESVKMASDIRKDLATFKEVKQVLSQVGRSNDGTDPNGFYFCQFQVDLVPKKEWKRKITNEQLTDEMNKLLSVYPGVLYNYSQPIVDNVAEAVAGYKASNGIKIFGPNLEELEKYANLSMDAVRDVDGIKDLGLIRNIGQPEISVILHDHKMAQYGVSTADVQAVIEMAIGGKTASILYEGERKFDIRLRYQQQYRRDEQDIQQLMVPTLTGGKIPLKEISSIRKVTGPAFVYRDNNKRFIGVKFSVRGRDLGGTIAEAQQRVREKLPNLPKGYSIEWVGEFENQVRATARLGQVVPISLVGIFILLFIMFSNAKDAGLVLVNVPFALIGGILALHATHMNFGISAGVGFIALFGLCVQNGVILISVFNKNLAAHMPLDDAIREGVKSRIRPVVMTALMAAIGLLPAATSTGIGSETQKPLAIVVIGGLITATVLTLLIFPIIYGFFNKKKQSAHS, encoded by the coding sequence ATGAATAAATTCATTCGGGGAATCGTAGGTTTCTCTCTCAAAAACAGGTTTTTCATATTCTTTCTAACGGGTCTCATGATCATTGCTGGTATCGCCAGTTACAGGAGTACGCCTTTGGAAGCATTTCCGGATATTACCAATACGCAGATTATTATCGTTTCACAATGGCATGGCCGGAGTGCTGAGGAAATAGAAAGGTTCGTGACGCAGCCGATCGAAATCGCCATGAACTCAGTGCAGCGAAAAGCCAATGTGCGCAGTGTAACCATGTTCGGTCTGTCTGTTATCAAAATTATTTTTGATGATGATGTAGAAGATTTTTTCGCCCGTCAGCAGGTTAATAATCAACTAAGAACTGTTTCCTTGCCTGACGGCGTTGATCCGGAAGTTCAGCCTCCTTACGGTCCAACGGGAGAAATTTTCAGATATTCTCTTGAAAGTAAAGACCGCGACAGCCGCGAATTGTTGACACTTCAAAACTGGGTAATTGACCGCCAGCTTCGTAGTGTTCCGGGTGTAGCAGATGTGGTTGCCTTTGGTGGACGGGAAAAGATTTATGAAGTTCAGGTAAACCCTACCAAACTGGTTAAATACAATATCACGCCGCTTGAAGTTTATGAAGCGGTTACAAAAAGTAATGTAAACGTTGGTGGTGATGTAATTGAAAAAAATGGCCAGGCTTATGTTGTGCGGGGAATTGGTTTGCTGGAATCCGCACAAGATATTGAAAATATCATTGTTGAGTATGTAAAAGATTATCCCGTTCTGGTAAAAGACGTAGCCGATGTCAAGGAGTCTGATTTGCCGCGTGTTGGTCAGGTTGGTCTGGGTAAAAATGATGATGTTGTTGAAGGAATTGTAGTACAGCGCAAGGGTGAAAATCCAAGTGAAGTACTGGCCAGAATAAAAGAAAAAATTGGCGAATTAAACACCAAAATATTACCTCCGGATGTCAAAATGGTCACTTTTTATGACCGCGATAATCTGATCGAATTTTGTGCGGATACGGTAAAACATAACCTCGTTGAAGGAATTGTTTTCGTAACTGTCATCGTATTCCTTTTCATGGCCGACTGGCGGACAACAATTATCGTTTCCATCATTATTCCACTGGCGCTTTTATTCGCATTTACTTGTTTGAAACTGAAAGGAATGTCGGCCAACTTACTATCGATGGGGGCGATTGACTTCGGTATTATCATCGATGGAGCCGTCGTGATGGTCGAGGGGATATTTGTAGCCTTGGATCATCTTGCCCACAAAAACGGGATGGATCGGTATAACAAACTTTCCAAACTTGGACTGATCAAAAAGACGGGTGGTGAAATGGGAAAAGCTATATTTTTCTCAAAACTGATCATCATTACCGCACTCCTTCCAATTTTCAGTTTCCAGAAAGTAGAGGGTAAAATGTTTAGTCCGCTGGCATTTACATTGGGTTTTGCCTTACTAGGGGCTTTGTTTTATACACTTACGCTGGTTCCGGTTTTGTGTTCTTTCTTATTGAATAAAAATGTTCGTGAGAAAAATAACCCGATTGTTAACTTTTTTGACAAAATCGTCATGAGTGGTTTCAACTGGTGTTTTGGACATAAAAAGATCAGTTTCATATTCGCTACCGTATTTTTAAGTGTCTCTCTTTTCTCTTCAACCTGGCTTGGAACCGAGTTTTTACCCCAGCTGAATGAAGGTGCACTTTGGGTTACTGCCGAATTGCCCATGAGTATGTCGCTGCCGGAAAGTGTGAAAATGGCAAGTGACATCCGGAAAGATCTGGCCACTTTTAAAGAAGTGAAACAGGTACTTTCTCAGGTTGGCCGTTCCAATGACGGGACTGACCCGAACGGATTCTATTTCTGTCAGTTTCAGGTAGATTTGGTACCGAAAAAAGAATGGAAACGTAAAATCACCAATGAGCAGCTTACGGATGAAATGAACAAATTGCTAAGTGTTTATCCGGGCGTTCTGTATAATTACTCACAACCGATTGTTGATAACGTAGCAGAAGCTGTCGCTGGTTACAAGGCAAGCAACGGTATCAAAATTTTTGGACCAAACCTTGAAGAACTTGAAAAATATGCGAACCTTTCCATGGATGCCGTCCGTGATGTGGATGGTATCAAAGATCTGGGACTTATCCGTAACATCGGTCAGCCTGAGATCAGCGTAATTTTGCATGATCACAAAATGGCTCAATATGGTGTCAGTACTGCCGACGTTCAGGCGGTTATTGAAATGGCGATTGGAGGAAAAACAGCATCCATCTTGTATGAAGGCGAGCGTAAATTTGATATTCGTTTGCGCTACCAACAGCAATATCGCCGCGATGAGCAGGATATTCAGCAATTGATGGTACCAACTTTGACCGGAGGTAAAATCCCGCTGAAAGAAATTTCATCAATCCGTAAAGTTACCGGACCGGCTTTTGTTTATCGGGATAATAACAAACGGTTTATCGGGGTTAAATTCTCTGTTCGCGGTCGTGACCTTGGAGGTACAATTGCAGAAGCGCAGCAACGTGTAAGAGAAAAATTGCCGAATCTGCCAAAAGGATATTCAATTGAATGGGTTGGAGAATTTGAAAATCAGGTTCGTGCTACGGCGCGGTTAGGACAAGTTGTTCCGATCAGTCTGGTTGGTATTTTCATCCTGCTTTTCATCATGTTCAGTAATGCAAAAGATGCCGGTCTGGTTTTGGTCAACGTGCCTTTTGCTTTGATTGGAGGTATTCTTGCGCTGCATGCAACGCATATGAACTTCGGAATTTCAGCAGGTGTTGGTTTTATCGCACTCTTTGGATTATGCGTCCAGAACGGGGTAATTCTGATTTCTGTCTTTAATAAAAATCTGGCGGCCCATATGCCGCTTGACGATGCCATTCGAGAGGGTGTTAAGTCAAGAATCCGGCCGGTAGTCATGACCGCACTCATGGCTGCCATTGGGCTGCTCCCGGCCGCTACTTCAACAGGTATCGGATCGGAAACACAAAAACCGCTTGCGATTGTAGTAATCGGTGGATTAATTACAGCAACTGTTTTAACGTTATTGATTTTCCCAATTATTTACGGGTTCTTCAATAAAAAGAAACAGTCAGCACATTCCTGA
- a CDS encoding CPBP family glutamic-type intramembrane protease, producing the protein MKMIISELGILLSDGRVESEKNRLYMRIIGFFRIYLLALLLSFISGLILVFFFDIFNLEKPVNIFLQSFTQRSWFYQIALASLYAPIVEETQFRLCLNYSKIKFAAFTGIWFYYFLHKFMHGYGLFGEHDQTSIAIGLGLILMAAVYSFLHEHSDVDSRMEKFWEKHHKVLFYVSVISFGFLHVTNFEGGLYSLLLTPVITLRQTCLGFMLGYVRLKYGFLYAVLLHSAYNLSFFLFYFAVHF; encoded by the coding sequence ATGAAAATGATTATTTCGGAATTAGGTATATTATTGTCAGATGGCAGAGTCGAATCTGAGAAAAACCGGCTCTATATGCGAATAATAGGTTTTTTTAGAATTTACCTGCTCGCGTTGCTGTTGAGTTTCATCTCAGGACTGATTCTGGTTTTCTTTTTTGATATTTTTAATCTCGAAAAACCTGTAAATATTTTTCTACAATCTTTTACCCAACGATCCTGGTTTTATCAAATCGCATTGGCCTCGCTGTACGCGCCCATAGTTGAAGAAACACAATTTCGCCTTTGTCTTAACTATTCCAAAATAAAATTTGCGGCGTTTACAGGTATCTGGTTTTATTATTTTCTGCATAAATTCATGCACGGTTATGGTCTTTTTGGTGAACATGATCAAACTTCTATTGCTATTGGACTAGGCCTGATTTTAATGGCAGCCGTCTATAGTTTCCTGCATGAGCATAGCGATGTGGATAGTCGTATGGAAAAATTTTGGGAGAAACATCACAAAGTTCTCTTCTATGTATCCGTTATCAGTTTTGGTTTTCTCCATGTGACTAATTTTGAGGGTGGTCTGTATTCGCTTTTACTAACGCCGGTGATAACACTTCGCCAAACCTGTCTGGGTTTTATGCTAGGTTATGTCCGTTTGAAATATGGATTTTTATATGCTGTGTTACTCCATTCAGCATATAATCTGTCCTTTTTCCTTTTTTACTTTGCAGTCCATTTTTAA
- a CDS encoding hybrid sensor histidine kinase/response regulator has translation MNSKLITVLLVDDDEDDYFLTREYFNDLINWKFDITWCATYKEAIHAIQNKKFDLYFFDYLLGERNGIDLIEEATTLECEEPMILLTGKGDTKIAVEALRLGAVDYLIKNELDSEKLERTIRYALERTSVLKALRHSERRYRRVFEESNDFLFISDLEGIITDFNTSACTLTGYLPKELKGKNILEIVDDPNFGIVWDGIEDRAIQDFEVRIATTDGEKKYCVFSASMEMDEDNPYVQGRLHDITARKQSERERLFSEKLAVTSRLVRMLAHEVRNPLTNVNLSAEQLEMELVDEDQKFYTQIIKRNCTRINDLITQLLQPSSSSDIVLVDQSIHYILDEAISAAYDRMQLKRIKIVKAYAEEDFCIPLDSVSLQMAFLNLITNAIEAMEEDKGILRITTRIQADSLQVIFADNGSGISQENMDKVFEPYFTGKKNGMGLGLATTLNILHAHHGRIDVQSEVGEGTTFTVSFSEK, from the coding sequence ATGAACAGTAAATTGATTACCGTACTTCTGGTTGATGATGATGAAGATGATTACTTTCTTACCAGAGAGTATTTTAACGATCTTATCAATTGGAAATTCGATATAACCTGGTGTGCAACGTATAAAGAAGCGATTCACGCCATCCAAAATAAAAAATTTGATCTCTACTTCTTTGATTACCTCCTAGGCGAACGCAACGGAATTGACCTGATTGAAGAAGCCACTACGCTCGAATGTGAAGAACCCATGATTCTTCTGACAGGAAAAGGAGATACCAAAATAGCCGTTGAAGCACTGCGCCTCGGAGCTGTGGATTATCTGATAAAAAACGAACTGGATTCTGAAAAGCTGGAACGGACAATTCGTTACGCCTTGGAGCGGACCTCCGTTTTAAAAGCGTTGCGCCATAGTGAAAGACGTTACCGAAGGGTTTTTGAAGAATCTAATGACTTTCTTTTTATCAGTGACCTGGAAGGTATTATTACCGATTTTAACACATCTGCCTGCACGCTTACGGGATATTTACCAAAAGAATTGAAAGGAAAAAATATCCTGGAAATTGTTGATGATCCTAATTTTGGTATTGTCTGGGATGGCATTGAAGATCGGGCGATACAGGATTTTGAAGTTAGGATTGCTACGACGGACGGTGAGAAAAAGTATTGTGTTTTTTCAGCTTCCATGGAAATGGATGAAGATAATCCTTATGTTCAGGGAAGATTGCATGATATAACAGCACGGAAGCAGTCGGAAAGAGAAAGACTTTTTTCTGAAAAACTGGCTGTGACAAGCCGTCTTGTAAGAATGCTTGCGCATGAAGTAAGAAATCCACTGACGAATGTAAACCTATCGGCAGAACAGCTGGAAATGGAACTGGTGGATGAAGACCAGAAATTTTATACCCAGATCATCAAGCGAAATTGTACCCGTATCAATGATCTGATTACGCAATTATTACAGCCTTCGAGCTCGTCTGATATTGTTTTGGTGGATCAGTCTATTCATTATATTCTCGATGAGGCAATTTCCGCTGCTTATGACCGCATGCAGTTGAAAAGAATTAAAATTGTTAAGGCTTATGCGGAGGAGGATTTTTGTATTCCTCTGGATTCCGTTTCACTGCAAATGGCATTTTTAAATCTAATTACCAACGCTATTGAAGCGATGGAGGAGGATAAAGGTATTTTAAGAATCACAACCAGAATTCAGGCAGATTCTTTGCAGGTTATTTTTGCGGACAACGGTTCAGGCATAAGTCAGGAAAATATGGACAAGGTTTTTGAACCTTATTTTACAGGTAAGAAAAACGGAATGGGACTTGGCCTTGCCACAACATTAAATATTCTTCATGCACATCATGGACGTATAGACGTGCAATCCGAAGTAGGTGAGGGGACAACTTTTACTGTTAGCTTCTCTGAAAAATAA
- a CDS encoding sensor histidine kinase produces the protein MKNQLYPFSFYDILSASPIGFLVCGSHDEILPNADPECFYANNAAHQLTGVSDFEGFTLKSICGAHFDFNTLRENNSLNFQFNKSGIWCKIDKSVIDEEYNLYTLTDISAEKNVEAQLAYLQKLSAEAEETMEFGSWIWDIQNARYEWTEGMYKLMGYGPESLPIEKLSSATFKKNIHPDDVALISEKLKNVLSYTDAYILEFRIIAEDGEEKYLYVRGHNSIDEITGHNISIGTAFNVTTLREIQSELERKVKDLNKSNEDLEEFAYVASHDLQEPLRKIISFGERLESKTKDILDKEQEVYLSRILSATRRMQKMINNLLEFSRVTSSSNVFEPTDLNDILGSTLSDLEVTIQQKQAVLKIDKLPVIDANPTQMSQLFINLISNSLKFTKPDTAPVISLQVKELTVSEALKRKMPVEKKYIKITLKDNGIGFSNENASRIFTIFQRLRGRSEFEGAGIGLSVCKKVVESHHGIIEAFGIPDQGATFEIILPVSQN, from the coding sequence TTGAAAAATCAGTTATATCCATTTTCCTTTTATGATATATTAAGTGCATCGCCAATCGGATTCCTCGTTTGCGGAAGCCATGACGAAATATTGCCAAATGCAGATCCTGAGTGTTTTTATGCAAATAATGCTGCACATCAATTAACAGGAGTTTCTGATTTTGAAGGATTTACATTAAAGTCGATATGCGGAGCGCATTTCGACTTTAATACTTTAAGGGAAAACAATTCTCTCAATTTTCAATTTAATAAATCAGGAATCTGGTGTAAAATTGATAAGTCTGTAATAGACGAAGAATATAATTTGTACACGCTTACCGATATTTCGGCCGAAAAAAATGTGGAGGCTCAACTGGCTTATCTGCAAAAATTGTCGGCCGAGGCGGAAGAAACCATGGAATTCGGCAGCTGGATCTGGGACATACAAAATGCCAGATATGAATGGACGGAAGGAATGTATAAGCTTATGGGTTATGGCCCGGAAAGTTTGCCCATAGAAAAATTAAGCAGTGCAACTTTCAAAAAAAATATACATCCGGACGACGTAGCGCTTATCTCAGAAAAATTAAAGAATGTACTTTCCTATACCGATGCTTATATTCTGGAATTTAGGATTATAGCAGAAGATGGGGAAGAAAAATATCTGTATGTACGCGGACACAATTCGATTGATGAAATTACAGGTCACAATATTTCAATCGGAACAGCTTTTAATGTTACAACATTGAGAGAAATACAAAGTGAACTGGAAAGAAAAGTTAAGGATTTGAATAAATCCAATGAGGATCTTGAAGAGTTCGCTTACGTGGCCTCGCATGATTTGCAGGAACCGCTGCGTAAAATTATTTCATTCGGGGAGCGTCTGGAAAGCAAGACAAAAGATATTCTGGATAAGGAGCAGGAAGTTTATCTGAGCCGTATTTTAAGTGCTACCAGGCGTATGCAGAAAATGATTAACAATCTGCTGGAATTTTCGAGAGTTACCAGTTCATCCAATGTTTTTGAACCGACAGATCTGAATGATATTTTAGGAAGTACACTTAGCGATCTGGAAGTAACCATTCAGCAAAAACAGGCTGTATTGAAAATTGATAAGCTGCCGGTAATTGATGCCAACCCGACCCAGATGTCTCAGCTTTTTATCAATCTTATTTCCAATTCTTTGAAGTTTACAAAACCTGATACAGCTCCGGTGATTTCGCTTCAGGTAAAAGAATTAACAGTTTCAGAAGCGTTGAAAAGAAAAATGCCTGTAGAAAAAAAATATATAAAAATTACCTTGAAAGACAACGGGATAGGATTTTCAAATGAAAATGCGTCCCGTATCTTTACGATTTTTCAACGTTTAAGAGGTCGCTCGGAATTTGAAGGAGCTGGCATTGGACTTTCAGTATGTAAAAAAGTTGTTGAAAGTCATCATGGAATTATTGAAGCATTTGGAATCCCTGATCAGGGAGCAACGTTTGAAATTATTCTTCCTGTAAGCCAAAATTAA
- a CDS encoding sigma-54-dependent transcriptional regulator: MKKIVVVDDEADICFLLKRFLSKNDFIVETALTGKDGLALIESFEPDLVMTDFRLGDITGTELLNAIKSKRPHVPVLIITGYSDIKIAVNVMKLGAYDYITKPLFPDEILVTVKKALADAEAERTGETEYVTSGSNSDSVAPKAARKTSHKMKAGYVMGQSEVSDNLFRQVDLVAPTNFSVIIYGESGSGKEAIAQEIHNRSRRKDMPFVAMDCGAISKELAGSELFGHEKGSFTGALQTKIGHFEMANGGTLFLDEVSNLSYEIQVALLRVVQERKMRRIGASKEIELDVRIIVASNERLLDAARNGKFREDLYYRFNEFTIEVPALRNRKDDLLLFATTFLETTNAELSKNVKGFSDEVMKDFVNYSWPGNLRELKNVIKRATLLSDGELIEEKSLPFEIVNHSKLKDLDEEIAPAPVVSAPVTLEAAETDDTKPSLKTVANEAEYDMIMQVLRDVNFNKSKAARLLNIDRKTLYNKMKQFDI, translated from the coding sequence ATGAAAAAAATAGTAGTGGTCGATGACGAAGCGGATATTTGCTTCTTGTTAAAAAGATTTTTGTCAAAGAATGATTTTATTGTTGAAACAGCACTGACCGGAAAAGACGGGCTTGCGCTAATTGAATCTTTCGAACCGGATCTTGTCATGACGGATTTCCGATTGGGCGATATTACCGGTACAGAACTTCTGAATGCGATCAAATCCAAGCGCCCTCATGTGCCGGTTTTGATTATCACAGGATATTCTGACATAAAGATTGCGGTAAACGTAATGAAACTGGGGGCGTATGATTACATCACAAAACCTCTTTTTCCGGATGAAATATTAGTTACTGTTAAAAAAGCCCTTGCAGATGCAGAGGCGGAAAGAACAGGCGAAACAGAATATGTAACTTCTGGCAGCAATTCAGATTCTGTTGCGCCAAAAGCAGCCCGTAAAACTTCTCACAAGATGAAAGCGGGTTACGTAATGGGACAGAGCGAAGTTTCGGATAACCTTTTCCGCCAGGTTGATCTTGTTGCTCCTACCAATTTCAGCGTAATTATTTATGGAGAAAGTGGTTCAGGAAAAGAAGCAATTGCGCAGGAAATACATAACAGATCACGCAGAAAGGATATGCCATTCGTGGCAATGGATTGCGGTGCTATTTCAAAAGAACTTGCCGGCAGCGAGCTTTTTGGTCATGAAAAAGGATCTTTTACAGGAGCTTTACAAACCAAAATTGGTCACTTTGAAATGGCAAATGGCGGTACTTTGTTTCTTGATGAAGTTTCCAATTTGTCATATGAAATTCAGGTTGCATTGTTACGTGTAGTGCAGGAGCGTAAAATGCGCCGTATAGGTGCGTCGAAGGAAATTGAACTAGATGTTAGAATCATTGTAGCAAGTAATGAAAGATTGCTGGATGCGGCCAGAAATGGTAAGTTCAGAGAGGATCTTTACTATCGTTTTAATGAATTTACGATTGAAGTTCCGGCATTGAGAAACCGTAAGGATGATCTTTTGCTTTTTGCAACGACTTTCCTGGAAACTACAAATGCAGAATTGTCTAAAAACGTAAAAGGATTTTCGGATGAGGTAATGAAGGATTTTGTCAATTATTCATGGCCAGGTAATTTAAGAGAGTTGAAAAACGTGATTAAACGTGCAACGCTTTTATCTGACGGTGAATTGATCGAGGAAAAATCTCTTCCTTTTGAAATTGTTAATCATAGCAAACTGAAAGATCTGGACGAAGAAATTGCACCTGCGCCTGTCGTTTCAGCTCCGGTAACACTTGAAGCCGCGGAAACGGATGACACAAAACCTAGTCTTAAAACAGTTGCAAACGAAGCTGAGTATGACATGATTATGCAGGTTTTGAGAGATGTTAATTTTAACAAAAGTAAAGCTGCACGTTTGTTAAATATCGACCGTAAAACGCTTTATAACAAGATGAAACAATTTGATATTTAA
- the rpoN gene encoding RNA polymerase factor sigma-54, with product MQRQTQTQRQTLKYSPLQIQMLNLLHLTTMELEQRIKEELEENPILEEGKEDTASEDTADEFQDADDAGTSGEDDYPSVQDYQDWDEFRDDDIPDYKTYANNQSADNELYTRPMVESIGFRDDLKQQVHFLRLDERQQLVADFILDSLDEDGFLRRESEVIADDISFANSMFIDTEEVEMMLRVIQQLDPPGIAAKDLRECLLIQLQRIENQDECWGWAYKIVSDTFDELGSRNYDKIMRVLGIDEECLKKAIQLITTLNPKPASGLRNDTLVNESIKPDFMLRYIEDSEIEVQLTWGNSPALRLNKLFTQMAEQKIDKATNQFLKNKMNSAKWFIDAIKQRENTMLSTLRAIVKLQYEYFQTGDIKKLRPMILKDVAEIIDMDISTVSRVTTNKYVQTPFGIVLLKDLFTEGVTNEDGTEVSNREIQEAIREITAAEDKRHPYNDQQITDLLSEKGYSVARRTVAKYREQLNIPTARLRVTI from the coding sequence ATGCAAAGACAAACGCAGACGCAACGACAAACCCTTAAATATTCTCCTCTTCAGATTCAGATGCTGAATTTATTGCACCTGACCACTATGGAGCTTGAGCAAAGAATTAAAGAAGAATTAGAGGAAAATCCGATACTGGAAGAGGGTAAGGAAGATACAGCTTCAGAAGATACAGCAGATGAATTTCAGGATGCCGACGATGCCGGCACTTCAGGGGAAGATGACTATCCGTCGGTTCAGGATTATCAGGACTGGGATGAGTTCAGAGACGACGATATACCGGACTATAAAACTTATGCAAATAATCAGTCGGCTGATAACGAATTGTATACCCGCCCAATGGTGGAATCAATTGGTTTCAGAGACGATCTGAAGCAGCAGGTGCATTTTTTAAGATTGGATGAAAGACAGCAGCTTGTTGCAGATTTTATCCTTGATTCGCTGGATGAAGATGGGTTCCTGAGACGAGAAAGTGAAGTAATTGCTGACGACATTTCATTTGCCAACAGCATGTTCATTGATACGGAAGAAGTGGAAATGATGCTGAGAGTAATCCAGCAGCTGGATCCTCCCGGAATTGCTGCCAAGGATTTACGCGAATGTCTGCTGATTCAGCTTCAGCGTATTGAAAATCAGGATGAATGTTGGGGATGGGCTTACAAGATTGTTTCCGATACGTTTGATGAGCTGGGTTCAAGGAATTATGATAAGATCATGCGTGTTTTAGGCATCGATGAAGAATGCCTGAAAAAGGCCATTCAGCTTATTACTACTCTTAATCCAAAACCAGCATCCGGCCTTAGAAACGATACGCTTGTTAATGAAAGTATCAAACCGGATTTCATGCTGCGATATATTGAAGACAGTGAAATTGAAGTGCAGCTGACCTGGGGAAACAGCCCGGCGTTACGTCTGAATAAATTATTTACCCAAATGGCAGAACAAAAAATTGATAAGGCAACGAATCAGTTTTTGAAAAACAAAATGAATTCTGCCAAATGGTTTATTGACGCCATCAAGCAGCGTGAAAATACAATGCTTAGCACGCTAAGAGCGATCGTCAAACTGCAATATGAATATTTCCAGACGGGTGATATCAAGAAACTCCGCCCGATGATTCTTAAAGATGTGGCAGAAATTATTGATATGGATATTTCCACCGTATCACGCGTTACCACAAATAAATATGTACAGACACCTTTCGGAATTGTTTTATTGAAAGACTTATTTACAGAAGGTGTTACCAATGAGGATGGTACAGAAGTATCAAACCGTGAAATTCAGGAAGCGATTCGTGAAATCACGGCAGCTGAAGATAAACGGCATCCATACAATGATCAGCAAATTACCGACTTATTATCAGAAAAGGGTTATTCCGTTGCTCGCCGCACTGTAGCCAAATACAGAGAGCAATTAAATATTCCAACCGCACGTTTGCGGGTTACCATTTAA